AGATATCGAAAAGCTATACTAACACTAATTTGCAGATATTGTTCCATAGATTAACAATCGTTTATCCTGAACAAGTGGGAAAAGGGGAGACACAGTGAATACTCAGTCATGCTGGATCTATGTTTAATTATCTGTGCCTTGATCTGTGCCTTGATCTTGATCTGTGCAGTTGAATATCCAATACAAAACTTGTCAGGTCTGTGAGATCTGTGAGAAAAAAtgtctaaaagaaaaaaaactgctgtGTTTACTCAGAAAACACAGCAACTGCCACAATAATGATTTTGCCAGGTTTCTCGCTAAATTGTTTCTATTCCAAGGTGTTTTCTATATAGCTTAGATTTTACCTTGCTGTCTTCCTTGAACATATTTAGGTTTTCCAAAAATGTCAAGATTATCTTGCCCTTTAACCATCAATTAATGAACGAATAGTAATTATGCTTATCATTACTTGAAACCCCTGTCTCCCTCTTGGTCACAGTATGTTTCAGTATCCAGTGATTATGCTTGACCTCAACTCCTTCTACACCCCATGGTCATATCTGCTCATCATTATATCAACAGGTCAgtcacctcctctctgtctcagatTTAGCCCTCGTCCATATCCTCCTTTCACTCAAATTATCTGAACACTCATCTCTTATACATGATACATGTGGTGCTGTACTATTAGGCTTCCAACACCCTCATGGGAAAAGCACTTCAGTCATGCAACATATTTGTGTATTAATAATAGTTTTATATTTCAAGATTGTGATCATATGATCCAATTTAGATTAAGACTATGCAGTTCTATTATCTTGTATTGAGTTGCAGGTAGGAGTGGTGGTCAAGAGCTTGATATGTATGTGCTTAGTGTTACTAAGACTGTAACAGACATAGTTAGGAATAGTTAGACAATACTTAACCTCACAGATTAAGTAGATAATCCAAAATAGCACGTTTCATAATATTATaatccatttcttttttttaaaatagttatttacttaataataatttgtCACATTCTtgagtctgtatgtgtgtaccaCCATAAGTGTTGGAATTATTAACTAACCATTATTGTCTGAGAGCTATAAAGGGGACCAGAACTAGACCTCTGACAAAATACAGATACAACAAAATATACATGCTTGTTAACTGAAAAATTGGGCCatgaaaaaattatttaaaaatttttacttcaaatgaatgaatcattaaatattataaagggaacaacaaaaacatactaTTTGCATTGTTGAAGACAAATGTGAATCTCGTTAGATTAGCTACACAATAGTCATCTATGGCAACTATATCAAACAATGCCAGAGAACTGCCTAACCTGCTTAGTCTCTTGGGATTCAGCTTTTACAATACTGGGGGAGAGTCCCCCTCTAATATCTTATACTTCACAAACATTTTAGAAGTTACCCACCAAAGGATCAGGTGCTCATCATTACGTTTGTTTTATACCAGTTGCCAATCATATCAGTTTGGTAATGAAAGAACTGTACAATAAATTACTCAGCTCAGATGAGTTAGGAGCTggaatataataaaaaaaaatatatttatttgtggattCAATTGACTGGGAATCCCTGACAACTGGAACTGGAAACCACTTTCTTTCTTAATATCAATGTTCTTATGAAATAAAGTTTGCAAAAAAGATCAtgtatgaaaataatttgtacTATGTAATATTTTGCCACATGTGTAGGTACTTTGTGCTATCCATTCTTTTTTCAGTCAAGCTATCAAAACCTACCACCAGctgtttcttttgtgttgtGCCCTCGTGCTACATTATAATGTCATGGCATACAGTTTATAAAATTCTAAAGAAACCACCTAGAACTCTTCCCTACTCCCTTTACCTCCATTCCACCTCAGTTCAATGagccacaagcacacacaaaggtTCACTTCTAAATAAAATTGTTGGGAACAACTAAGAATGATCAGAAAATACTGACATCCTCTAAATTTTCATTAACAGGGTATTTCATTCAGGATGCTGGTGACATCATCCTCAGTGGGTATGCAAGAGAATCATGGGAGTTTCTGCTTCATCATATGTTGGTAAATCAAGGGGCATTCAGTGTAATCTGCCAGAATAAAATGGCACACTTTTAATGTGAGaaatatattataatgtttttaattgatTCATAGGGGCCTGACAGTCGATCTACATGCTCTAACTAATCTCCCAAGACTCCTATATCAGCGATTCAATGTtcagaatgttgtggttcaggTTTTATTGGAACTGGGTTCATGCAAAAATTCAGACAGTTGGATAGAGCATGAAGACTGGGTTGAGAATCACTGCCATATGGTAATCTGTTAATGCTTTTAATTAACTATGGCACACTATGCTGATGTGGTGATAAGCAATAATGGCAAATTTCCAGATTGGTAAATCAATCCCTGTGCAAAGAGTTGGTACTACACAGGTTGGGAACTAGTTtgctttaaatataaaaatttgGATAAATCCGGTATGTTTACATCATAGAATAATATGATTAATGTGTGCTATTcctaaattaaatgaaatttaaaaagttaaaaaataaaacatttattgttattttaaagtttgtGGATGAAGTTTCCCAGGCAAttaaaaaaaggcaagaaaacaGAGCATTACTCCTAAATGTGTCTACCCATGTACAGTATCCACAAGTTCCTTAAGCCCTCGTGTTAAAGCTGTAAAGTGACATTCCTTcaaatcttttcttttcagGTGATACCACCTTTCCTGTATGTTGTTCTCACGAGTCACTATGTGGGAGGGGCTGTGGTAGCTCTCTTTGTTGAAGTAAACAACATATTTCTTCATTTACGACAAAAGCTCAAATTGGCTGGGGTAGCAAAAGATTCGCTCATCTATTCTACGAACAAGTTACTAAATTTCACAACATATGTCAGCTTTCGTCTTGGAGCCCAATTTTACATCACCTGGTATATTGTCTATAACTACTCTTGGCTGGTCCATGCCTTTTATTTTCTAGTATCTATAATGTTAATGAACATCATGATCCTCATATATTTTTACCGTCTTCTGCGAGCTGATTTCTTCAAACAGTGCAACCATCAAAATGGCATCCAGAAGTTTGCACAGGACTAGCAACCCACAAGGGAATATGGCTTTTAGTCAGCAGTGACATCACATCCACATTCTTATCTGAAGGAGGTTGCCACAGTACTCTCGCACGTGACCCATTCATGAACGTCTGCATTATAAAACACCAAACTGTAACACAAAATACCATTGAGAAAATCAGTGGTCATTTTCCTACATATCATGATACAACCTTTTGAGATATGTGAGAACATGAAATTGACTGTGTACTATACATTATAGTGCTCTTCAGTagaaagttatttttatttgtaaatttaattaaatacttAAGTTTGGTATTTCAAATAGCAAATGTGCTTCATTAGGAACTGTAATTGATATAT
This is a stretch of genomic DNA from Electrophorus electricus isolate fEleEle1 chromosome 6, fEleEle1.pri, whole genome shotgun sequence. It encodes these proteins:
- the tlcd1 gene encoding TLC domain-containing protein 1 → MDGWLSEVQRRPALFVLCSSLGFRLLHRLLQNLPRPAVVDSPWKNWKWQNLSVSLVHSLLTGTWAILCMFQYPVIMLDLNSFYTPWSYLLIIISTGYFIQDAGDIILSGYARESWEFLLHHMLVIPPFLYVVLTSHYVGGAVVALFVEVNNIFLHLRQKLKLAGVAKDSLIYSTNKLLNFTTYVSFRLGAQFYITWYIVYNYSWLVHAFYFLVSIMLMNIMILIYFYRLLRADFFKQCNHQNGIQKFAQD